One Spinacia oleracea cultivar Varoflay chromosome 4, BTI_SOV_V1, whole genome shotgun sequence DNA segment encodes these proteins:
- the LOC110793865 gene encoding uncharacterized protein — protein sequence MYRYLKCDRGRRENNSKDPETAKWPNTKSKACGCRFVIKCEQQRVEEDNWVIELLNDRGTHNQELIVYPEGHRGVSGLSQGAKEVIREMNDAQAKPKHIMVSIKNKYPEEHPNMRHNYNFKDKIRREGSEGRNVVEQMLHLAREHGYINWVSCNDRSNKVITRLFLAHPAMVENFMIAYAFMKDETSTSYRWVLEKLKLLLGEGVTPTAILTDKEGSLMRPVAEVFPRSRHLLCTWHINNDVEAHVALLCNKNKDVGAAFKNGVWKRIMEAATEAEYESAVVVMEDRYGRWPAVIDYVHKTWLTHHRQKFVLAWTNEVLHFGNIMTCRVESQHSVVKSWLGSLQGSLDTVFRKVHASINYQVTEIKIGLEISRRRHGVLFKHYLYQQLIGRVFHHALELILDERTRMLHLSTEVFERCGCAMLTTHGLPCACRIFTVLQGGVGIYIDLVHRFWRTLEIGEGDNIPEIVADSAQVTEQFRSLVDDVLARAIVVIRDISRIVHDELHPEHAGYEEPELIPDFMLQYIRGYTDVIPDGNCGFRCVAEFFLGDHERYGEIRSTVVGEIKKLPQQYTRVYLPETISNTLYRIDWRGGRYGEEHWMVSDPDLWPIATHFNAVVIIFSIGGVSSLIPNMTILPLENRYAATRPSKEIVMIFLMSLIKMPTLDMSPDFPLPSIPHYWRGLADYDVRDWESRYHTRIEAWTRYANEFNFRMGRS from the exons ATGTACCGGTACTTGAAATGCGACCGTGGAAGGAGAGAAAACAATTCTAAGGATCCAGAGACCGCAAAATGGCCAAACACCAAGAGTAAGGCATGTGGTTGTCGGTTTGTGATTAAGTGTGAACAACAACGAGTAGAAGAAGATAATTGGGTAATTGAGTTGCTTAATGATCGCGGCACACATAACCAAGAATTAATTGTGTACCCGGAGGGTCACCGCGGTGTTAGTGGTCTTAGTCAAGGTGCTAAGGAAGTTATTCGTGAGATGAACGATGCACAAGCTAAACCAAAACACATTATGGTGTCCATTAAGAACAAGTATCCAGAAGAACATCCCAACATGAGGCACAATTACAATTTCAAAGATAAGATTCGACGAGAAGGTTCTGAAGGAAGAAATGTGGTTGAACAGATGTTGCATCTAGCGAGAGAGCACGGCTACATAAATTGGGTCTCATGTAATGACCGTTCGAATAAAGTCATTACTCGTCTCTTCTTAGCTCACCCTGCCATGGTGGAG AATTTCATGATTGCCTACGCATTTATGAAAGACGAGACTTCAACAAGCTACCGTTGGGTGTTAGAGAAGTTGAAGCTGCTCCTCGGGGAGGGTGTCACTCCCACGGCTATTCTAACGGATAAAGAGGGTAGTCTAATGAGACCGGTCGCCGAGGTTTTCCCACGTTCGAGACATTTGCTTTGTACTTGGCATATCAACAACGACGTGGAGGCCCATGTTGCACTATTGTGCAACAAGAACAAGGATGTTGGTGCTGCGTTCAAGAACGGagtttggaaaagaatcatggaGGCAGCAACTGAGGCAGAATACGAAAGTGCAGTTGTGGTGATGGAAGATCGTTACGGGAGATGGCCGGCCGTTATCGATTATGTGCATAAAACATGGCTTACTCATCATAGACAGAAGTTTGTTCTAGCTTGGACAAATGAGGTCCTTCACTTCGGCAACATCATGACTTGTCGGGTGGAGAGTCAACACTCCGTCGTTAAGAGTTGGCTTGGGAGTTTGCAAGGGTCTTTGGATACTGTTTTTAGAAAAGTGCATGCGTCAATCAACTATCAAGTTACAGAGATTAAAATTGGTTTAGAGATCTCGAGACGACGACATGGTGTTCTGTTCAAGCATTATCTATACCAACAACTTATTGGTCGTGTGTTTCATCATGCTTTAGAGCTTATTTTGGATGAACGTACGAGAATGCTACATTTAAGTACAGAGGTCTTTGAGAGGTGCGGTTGTGCTATGTTGACGACCCATGGACTCCCTTGTGCTTGCCGCATATTTACGGTGCTCCAAGGCGGAGTTGGGATATACATTGATCTTGTACATCGATTTTGGAGGACCTTGGAGATTGGAGAAGGGGATAACATTCCAGAAATCGTGGCGGACTCCGCCCAAGTTACTGAGCAGTTCCGGTCACTTGTCGATGATGTATTGGCTCGAGCTATTGTCGTTATTCGAGACATATCAAGGATCGTTCACGATGAGTTACATCCAGAGCATGCGGGTTATGAGGAACCA GAATTGATACCGGACTTCATGTTGCAGTATATTAGAGGATACACTGATGTTATACCTGATGGTAACTGCGGATTCAGATGTGTGGCAGAGTTCTTTTTGGGTGATCATGAACGCTATGGCGAGATTCGATCAACGGTTGTTGGAGAGATTAAAAAACTTCCACAACAATACACCAGAGTCTATCTTCCAGAAACTATATCTAACACATTGTATCGAATAGATTGGAGAGGTGGACGTTATGGAGAGGAACATTGGATGGTTAGTGATCCAGACTTATGGCCGATCGCTACACACTTCAATGCAGTTGTTATCATCTTCAGTATCGGCGGTGTATCCAGTTTAATCCCTAACATGACTATTCTTCCGTTGGAAAACAGATATGCAGCAACTAGGCCCTCAAAGGAAATTGTGATG ATATTCTTAATGTCTCTTATTAAAATGCCTACACTGGATATGAGTCCCGATTTTCCATTACCATCAATACCACATTACTGGAGAGGATTGGCAGATTATGACGTTCGTGATTGGGAATCAAGATATCATACAAGGATTGAAGCTTGGACTCGATATGCCAATGAGTTTAATTTCAGGATGGGCAGATCATAG